In the genome of Carya illinoinensis cultivar Pawnee chromosome 13, C.illinoinensisPawnee_v1, whole genome shotgun sequence, the window TTGATCTTTTTAGTGTTTTACAAATACAAGATTGGCGCTAAAGTGGGATATTTGGAAATGCAAGATGGTATTTGCAGGATTGGTTGATATTTTGAGGTTTAGAGGAGGGAGTTTATAAATAAAGGCAGGCCGGGAGAGAGTGAAGTTAGGTGAAAGGGTACAATTATTAGTTACAAATCCAAAGCTGCATGCAGCTTATCTGTCTTGGAGAGGTAgaggagataattatggatagAATGTGAGGTTTGCAAATACTTTTTGCTTGGGAAGGTAGCTTCGAAAAAGAGAGGGGATCTCTCGATCAATTGTATCTGCGGACTCCTTTTCACATACTTCTTAATAGAAAGCAAGAGGTCGGATGGGATAGGATTTATGGTAACAGGTGTACACAAAAGATTAATCTTGGATctctttcttcatcttttttctttttgaaaaaattgctcTATACTCTTCTGAATTATCTACTTCTCTTCAATGTGAATTTCAAACTACATTTTTCGACAATTTACAATGAAAAAGTCGAGACTTTTGTTATAATGTTCATATTTCGAAAGGATTTTCTTAGTGCCTGTGTTTGGATTTGAATTTGGAAACTTAAAAAGTTCTATTAGCTAGCATGctaaaagttctatatattaaagaaaaaaaaatagtatgtttgataaatttataaaaaatgcttTTAGTACATAAAAAAAGGCTTTAAAGGCACCAAATTTTATAAAGCACCAAATTGAAACTTTTACTGAAAAATTCTTGTAGATAactgtatatttttaaaaaactaccGTAACTGAATTTAAGGCTTagtttgttttcagagatgagatgagttgagataagttaaataaaatattattagaatatattatttttgtattggaatttgaaaaagttgtattggaatttgaaaaaagttgtattgaaatttgaaaaagttgtattgagatttgaaaaagttgtattgagattttattttatatggggatttgaaaaagttgtaatgattaaaatgagatgagatgagatgagatgaaagttttgtgaaaataaactAGGCCTAAAAGTGTTTTAGATGCATATTTACCATAAGTAAACagatctttttattaatttatagagTTTTGTAATAAAGCTCTATAATTTAAAGCACTAACATAAAAAGCATTATTTCCTAACACAATCCCAAATAAGCACTTAATATCAAGAGTCTATTAATTTTGACCAATTGATAACTGGGGCATTAACCTTAATCTATGGATAAATTGACGTTGAAACTTGAGCATCATAAGCagcatatttttcttatttcccaCTTTCTTTGGTTTCTTCTCTCCCTCCCCATTAATCTTGCAGCCCACCCCATAGATCGATCACTTATGTCTTGAGATCAACAACAGATAAATAGCAGAGCAAGAACGTACTCTGATATTTTAAGGGATCAGTCAGCAACCACCATAGACTTCACCTTAACATGCAATCCAGGATACATAAAATGAAGGTGTTTTACTAAGTAATTTGTGTGACAAAAACCACTTGTTAAGCGACctattacatttatatataaaagaagtcaaagtatatgtatatatatatgtatattatttgTGTTAGTTTATGTGAAAGCCTTCAACATCAATAGTGTTGGGTAAAGTGCATGGGCTTGCAAATagacttttttttcaaaataaaataatgcttcTAAGAGTAGGATTGACTTCAACGTGTATGTATTTATGAGCTTGGTTCAAACACTTTAAGATGATGATCAAGGTGCCCGAAAGTCGAGTACCATATCAAGTTTATTGCTTGTAAGCCGTAACAAGTGTTGCCACTTTTTCCAAATCATTGTTGCCTGGCCCCCGTGTTTGCCTTTCTTAATTCGAAGCGTTGAAAAAGGAGTACTTCTTCTAAAATTACATTGtagatcaaaatatatatgtaaaaattaaaaaaaagtcatcATTATGCCCAATAACATTCACACAAATTACATAGAAGGTATgaagaaaactgaaaaaagaaaaagaaaagaaaatctccTTTAAAGTTTATGACTCTGAcgaaaaaggagagaaaagtaGAATAAACATGAAATAAGGAGATTAAAGAAGCCGATTAATATTGTGAAAGCACACGACCAAGGGAAATCGAGCTGGGAATTATATTTCGCAGTCAAGTTCCTTTCCTCGCAAAGAATGCAACCATAGCAATTCCAATTGGTAACAACATCTTGTTTGTACTGAGGCTCGCTGCACCGGACGCGTTTGCTTTGGCAGCATCGGTGCCTGTAGTAGAAGaatcagcagcagcagcagcagtacCACCACCTGATGGACTCTCTGCTGCAGTCGTTGAAGTATTTGAATCTGACAACGCTGGCTTAGGGGCAGCAGCTTTTTTTGGCGTAGGAGAAAAAATGTCCAGCGGAAGAAGCACACTGTCCACTCGATATATGGCAAGCTTGTTATCCAAATATATTGTACCACCCATTGTGGTATTCACAAGGCCTGTCGAGATGTTCACTTGGTTTCCGGCAGTGGTCACGTTTAGTGGGAATTGCCCGGCGCTAGTATCACCAGCCTCTGTTGGCACTGGATTACTTAGTGTTTGGAAGTTGGATAGACCAATCACGGAGTTCAAGATGTGGTATTGTATTAGCTGGGTCTTTTGTAGGTCAGATAGGGAATTTATAGTGCCCGGTTTGAGGTTTGCAAATGCCGTATCTGTAGGTGCAAAGACGGTAAAGCCATTGTTTGAATTGTTGAGTTGTCCGTATAGTTGAGCAGCAAGTCCAGTGCTCTTTAAGAGGCGGATAAAGACTGTGTAACCACGAGCTTTTGCAAGGATTTTTGTGACGTCAATAGAGCCTTTTTGTACAGGTATTTGGACGGACTGGGCTGGCGCCTTGGCTGATTGGATTGGAGGCTTGGCAAGTGAGGCGGGAGGCTTGGCAGCAGAGGTTGGGGGCTTGGCCGGCTTGGCTGGAGCATTGGCGGGTGGGGTTGGAGGTGCTGTGGATTGGACTGGAGCCGCGGTGGGCTGGGCTAAAGTGTTAATAACACAGAAGAGAAAAACAAGTAGAATTGAGAGGGAAAAGACACCGCGCTTGGTCATGATCTTTGATACTTGCGTTTCAAATGCAGAGTGGTGCTTGCTGGCCGGAGGCTTGATATGTGTGAGAAGTAGAAGAAAGTCTGCTTGGTGAGCTTTGTAATTTACTTTGCAAGCgggctttcttttgttttgggatgTTTGGAAATGCAAGATGGTATTTGCAGAAGTTGTTGATGTTTTGAGACGGACTAGAGGAGGGGTTTTATAAAGGCCGGGAGAGAGTGAAGTTAGGCAATTAGGTGAAAGGGTACAATTATTAGTTAGAAATCCTAAGTTGTATACAGCTTATCTGTCCTGGGAAGGTGGCTAGGAAAAAGAGAGGGGATCTCAATCGGATCAGTAGCCAAATAATGAGTACGATTGCCTCATTTTCACATACTTGAGAGAAAGCAAGAGGTCGGCTGGGACGGGACTTATGTTAACTGGTGTCCACAAATTAAGGATCgattagctctctctctctcttactctatttgtttatttttttgaattgttTTCTAATTAATCTACATATTTCGACAATTAAAAGGATGATTCAAGACTTTATTGTATTGTGCACCTTTTGTTATGATCATTTCAAGTTTTCTAgcttatatatacttatattaagCGTCGTATTGATATTAATCTATTGAATATTGTCGAAATTGGTTGTTCGGTGGTCACATACAGCAAAGTAATATCATGATAAATGGGGCATTAGCCTTAATCTATGGATAAATTAATGTTGAGACTTGGGCAACAGGAGCATGTTTATCTAATCTCCACacccttcttttgtttcttattttGCGCTCATGTCGCTGCCTACactataaactttttttttctttttttctttttttcttttttttaaataggataaaatctcaattttatttatagccCTTACTTGTAGCAGAGCAAAACTGTGGTTACAATCGTACACTTGGGAGTtacaaattaaacaaaaaaatgcaCATTCCAGGCATCACTAACAATCCGACCAAGATAATCATTATTGTTCAAAAATACATAACTGACACAAAACAACATAAAAAACCAGCTCTAGAAAAACAACACCAAAACCTGCAAAAAAGAACACACATGCAAATAACAATGACAAATCAATAACCAAAAGCAAAAACTTACCAAGGACAAACCTATGAGATATGCAAAAAAGGGAGACCAATCATATCCATGCGAAGAAGTCTTCTTACCTGGCTAGGCATAGCATTACCTTGCTTGGCAAGGAAATCAGTCACAGCATTACCTTCTTGAAAAATATGACGAACACAGTACTCTATATAAGTAAAATACTCATATAATTCATCCCAGATATCCTCCAAATACCAAATATTATATTCTCCCTTAGTAATCCAATTAACAAGTAGTTGAGAGTCCGTCTCAATCTCAACCTGACATAAACCAAGATGATAGCACCTCCGAACACCTTCCAACACACTACACATCTTAGCAAAATTGTTCTAACCGTGACCCAAAAACACAGAGTAAGCCATACAAAGCTTACCAAAATTATCATGAATAGCAACCCCTATAACAATCGGCCCATAATTACCCAAACTACTACTATTAGTGTTACGTTTCACCCAACCTTGAGTAGGTCGAGACCACTTCACCACCCACACTTGCTTAGGTTTGGGAACTAAAGTTGGGATATCCAAATGTTTAAAATAGCAACATCCTggttagaaatttttgaaactttcaTAATCAACTACATAATCCTATGAAGCCAAAACTTTAGAACATGCTAAACCGACTCAACTGTATGGACTTTATTATCACACTGAGCTTTGCAACGCCAATCCCAAATATTCTAAGTGACAATAGAAggtaaaagacaaaaaaataatccTAAATTGAGAAGATTTACCCGTACGATAAAACTACAAATTAATTTGCTCCTTCCAATTTTGAAAAACACCCATGTGCACATCTAACTGAATCATAGCTATACGCCAAATTTGATGAGCAAAATCACCGGTACAAAgcacatgattcaaatccttAATATGACCCTTAGAACAACGATTGCATTTAGAAACCATAGGGATACCAACTCTTTGAATCTGCTCATCAACACTCAAACAATTATGAGAagccttccacatcataatCGATATTTTCTTAGGAAGAGTgttatgccaaatccaatggGCCCAAGGTAAAGGAGATGTCGTAGCCCATATACAATCACATGCATTTTTAGTGGTAAAATTACCATTCTTGTCCACTAATCAGATTAAGAAATCCTGCCCATTCTTCCTCTTGGccaaaaattgataaaaattagAGGCTTTTTGATGACCTACAAGCCTCTCCAAAAGTGGAATATCCAACCTATTATCAATACGACACTCTTTAATATTCAGCAGAGGCTGCTCAATAATCCGATAACAAATACTAAGAGGACACTCTCAGCccaattatcataccaaaagGCAATATTACCTTCTCTAACATTCCACTTAGAGTTATTTAAAACATCAGGATTACTCCTAACAATAGATTTCAAAAAGTGAGTACCCTTATTCGACTCCAAAAGAGAGAGGTGAGTACCCCTAACTTACTTATCCTTAAAAAAATCTGCCCATAAAGATTGATCCTTAAGGAGATGCCAAGCAAGTCTCAAATGTAAAACCCTTTGAATGTCACCAAAATCTTGAATACCTAGGCCACCATCCTCAATAAACCTGCAATTATTATGCCAAGCAATCCATTTCCTCTTACTTTTACCCTTATAGGCACCCCATAAGAAGGAACTCAGGAGCCTATTCAATAGCATTAACATAGTCTTAGGAAGATGTAACCCAACTAAAATATGAGTAGCCATACTCAACAAGACATGATGAAGCAAGATAGCATGACCACTAGCAGAAAgcattttcatcttccaacccGCAATCTTCTTTTTAATCTTGCCAAGCAACTCACTAAAATCACCAGCTTTAAGTCTACCAACCACAGTATGAACCCCCAAATATTTAATAGGGAaagaaacttcaaaaaaaaaaaaaaaccagcgaTACGAAGAATGAAAGACTTTCTAACTAGAGGatttctttaagaaaaataaacaacactTTTATCTTTAATAAGATCTTGACTCATCCAATTTACGTAAAGATTCAAGACTTGCATCAAACCATGCATGGACCTCTTACCACCATTAGCAAATATAACAATGTCACTTGCATACATAAGATGGGAGATAAGAGGGGTACTCTAGATTGGACAAATTAACCAATTTTACCACTATCAAAGGACTTCCTAAGAAGACGAAAGAGCACCTCTTtcataatgataaataaataaggtaAAAGCGAGTCCCCTTGGCTTAGATCACGTTCACCTTTAAAGAAATCTAAAGAAGTTCCATTTATCATAATAGAGTACCACGGCATGGAAATACAGGACTTAATCAAATCACAGACATGAGAAGAGAAACCAAAAGCATCCAAGACAAGTAAAAGAAAACTCCAATCAACTCTGTCATAAGCCTTGGGCATGTCAAGCTTAATCAAAACATTTCCCTCATTAGAATTTTTATGAATAGAATGGACCATCACCTGGGTAAAACTgatattgtaaaaaatattacaacaaGGAATAAATGCTCCTAACTCTTGAGAAATCATCTTAGAAAGCAAGTTCATTATACGGCCCACAGTAATCTTAGTACAAATCTTGTAAATCATCGAACAAAGGTTAATAGGCCTGAATTTATCAAAACCAATAGGCTTATCCACCTTGggaatcaaaacaataaaagatgCAATGTAAAATCTATGAAGCACATGAATTTGAAAAAACTCAGATATGGCACCCAATAAATCATCTTTCACTAGGTCCCAACAAACTCTATAGAATCCAAAACCAAAACAAGCCAAACTAGAACTACTATCAATTGGAATACTAAAAAGAGTGTCCTTAATTACCTAAAGAGAATGATCTCTGCAGAGCGCTAGCTCTCATCAGTAGTGATCATAGGAGAAATCAAGTCACTTAAGTTGGGCATCTCACTACCcccaaaaaatattgaaactacTCAACAGTAGTTTGATGAATTTCCAATAGGGAATTTAAAGAGGTCCCGTCAGCCAAGCACATATCAGTAATACTTTTGTGATTCTTGGCATTCAGATAAGTAtggtaaaattttgaattttgatccCCATCTTTTAGCCAACTATTTTTAGCCATATGAGGTAGACGAAATTCCTCATTATTCATCTAGTTTAAAAGATCAACCTTAAAAATCAAGACATCATTCTCATCCTCAACCTTGAAATAGACTTGAAGCCGGTTTTCCAAACTATCAATACATTGCTCTAACTCATTGTAATCACAAGATTTTCCAAATATCAGTCCACCAACAATTCACACAACCTTCAAGTTTAGTCATAAGACTATCTAATTTTCTAGCAAACTCAACCATACTTTCCATGAAATAAACAATGCAAAATGTGAGACAAACGCTCAGATTACCATACCTAATTTCACGTAGTTGAATTAAAAAGTGGTGTGGCGCTGTTTAGAGCGTTGGAGATGTCATGTGATACTGAGTAACAATGTCAAAAtccacgagagagagagagagagagagagagagagagagagagagagagagagagagagagagagagagagagagagagagagagagagagagcagaacAAGGGAAGGTGGGCAATAGTAAGTAGACCAACACAGTGGTTTGTTCACAGCGACAATGCAATGGGGTTGCTACATCAATTTCGATGGTGGCACTTCGAATGGAGGATATGCAATGCCACGACCTCCACTGTTAATGATGGCAGCACTAACAAAGGGGGCAATTTGGGGTTTAGGGAGAATGAGAACAAATAAGAAACATAAAATGTCAGAAGGACAGAGAAGCCAAAACCAAAATTGGAGATTGAATAGTGTTAGTGGTGCGAAACAAGGATGGAGGCATCAATGTGCTCGTGGTACAGCGGAGTAACgatagtgtgtggtgtgggtGATCGTTGTGACGTGGCTGTGCAACAAAGTGagagagatttaaggaaaatTGGACAACGAGATTGAGAGGGAAAGTGAAAGATGTAGATCAACAAAgaacaaaaagagagattgaagGACAAATAGAGTTTACCAGTGTGGTGAGGGCAAAACAACAATAGCTCATTGATAGTGATGATGCACGACAGGGAGAAGGGAGGTGAGCATCTAGAGAGGGAGAATATGTGAAGGGGCAACAAGACCCCAGCAGTAGAAATCATGAGATCAATGTCAAAAAAACTTACTAGCCTTGAGCTAAGGTGATGGGACTTGTTAGCTACTAGACTCTAGTAGCAGAGGAGGCGACAAATAGTCAAAAACCTAACCAATGCAAAAACATAAGAGAGAGATGAAGGAAGGAAttgttttgagagagagagagagagagagagttgagtgAAAACTAAAGTGATGAGGGCAAATGGGGAGGCGGGAAGAGGGAATATAAGGAGAACCCTGAGAAGGAATAAACTATCTATGTGAGAGGAGCAGAAgaagagggaggggaagagaactaCTAACCCCAATGAAACAAATTTGTTTTCCTTCAGGTGGACAAATGTTTCCACTGGGCCTAGCCGTTACAACATTCCTTACCCACAAAATTTCCCCTTTTGGTCAGAACAAGCTTATTTGActcaaaaactaatttaaacccAAACTTATTTTGAAGACTACTAAATACAAAAGTCTTTCTAAATTTTGGTACATTATACACATcattgagacaaaaaattgttCTAGAGTTAAAATCCATATTTATAGTCCCTTTTCCTCTAACTAAGACAATGGATGGGTTCCCCATGTAAAGAATGTGTCCATCGTCCATTGGCTTGTACCTCTAACTAGGAAAAAAATCCACAACAAACTCTTTCAAACTATTAGCCATTAgaaatcaaatattttcttaagaTTGTTGGTACAAAGGGTgttgaaaaacaataaaatagtgAGGGGAAAGACCTTTCTCCAGGGTGCGTTACAATAtcacttttcttaaaataatattcacCCCTACCAATAATGGTATGCACAAAAGTTAGCAGTGAATTTGCCTCCACAATACAATGAAGCCCAGAATAACTCTGTCTGTTTAACTGTGTTATGCACAAATGAAATTAGACTCTCTGATTTTACTAGCTATTCAACCAAAAGATTAGAAATCTATTTTTTGTAGAATGAACATATCCTAATaacaagtttgaaagaaatgaaaaacttTTAGGAGaagagaattttgaaatttgcttttgagagatatatatatatattacatttataGGCCAATGGGTCTATTTATAAATAGTCAAATGATGCCAACGAAAActtacaaatttttatttattgaaatcGGTTATAAATAGGTATTTATACCGCATATGTTACCAAGTGACACAAAGGTTGGACTTGGTCCAAAGGTTATGTGTGCCTATCCCAAAGGGTTGGCACTGGTTCGAGCCCCACCAGGGCTATTGGACTGCAAGCCCAAGCCTGTGTGGGCATCCTCTCAATAAGCATTAAACCCCCTTCTTGACAAAAGGGGTGGTTCTAACCCCTACCatcatttcaaaaatatttcccACAATAGGAGATTGTATCATCCATGAGGATGTTAAGGATGTGGCCGTCACATAATTCACTACTGAATTTGTTGTGGTCCTCATTATAGAtataaaagaaatcaaaatacTAATACTTTTTGAAAGTAGTTTATGTGAAAGCCTTTCacattaatataaaaatcattagAAATGAGAGTCTTGAACAATAATATTGTATGCGTGATGCCTTTTCCCCATTTACTTCAATTTCTTTCATGGTATCTAAGCATAAGCATTGTAGGATGTCCTACAATAGCTTTCTCTTGCAACTAATATCACTCCGCTCATTGCAATGAAACTTTTTTGCCTCACTTAGTGGCAATGGaatgttaaaattttttatcgaTGGAtgtttaatcaatcacatcttCTCTGATAATTTGTTCCAGACCAAACGTCAAATAACCGTTTAAAATTAACCCATGATTTTCTTCTTGAACACAATATGACCAATTCTTGTGAAATTCGATTGATGATGATGTTTTAGGAAGGCTTATACTTTGTTAATAGACTCAATACATCTTGGTAGGGTTTGGAGTTATCTTGTGTCTCGTTTTGCTTCTCAATCAAGATCAAGGATAGCACACTAAGCAACAATTACCTCTTTTCATTAGGTTAAGTTAAGTTTGGGTGTGATCAGTTGGTTGCCATTTGCAAGCTAGTTGATGATAATTCTTGTTGATAGGCATCTTTTTAGATTGTTTGCTCAAGTGGTGGTCCTGTTGCTCTAGCAAAACTTTAAACAAATTGGTTGATCAATAGTTAGCCCAAGTTGGATCCTTACAGATTGttcgctcgatactcgctcaaCAC includes:
- the LOC122292423 gene encoding fasciclin-like arabinogalactan protein 12, translated to MTKRGVFSLSILLVFLFCVINTLAQPTAAPVQSTAPPTPPANAPAKPAKPPTSAAKPPASLAKPPIQSAKAPAQSVQIPVQKGSIDVTKILAKARGYTVFIRLLKSTGLAAQLYGQLNNSNNGFTVFAPTDTAFANLKPGTINSLSDLQKTQLIQYHILNSVIGLSNFQTLSNPVPTEAGDTSAGQFPLNVTTAGNQVNISTGLVNTTMGGTIYLDNKLAIYRVDSVLLPLDIFSPTPKKAAAPKPALSDSNTSTTAAESPSGGGTAAAAADSSTTGTDAAKANASGAASLSTNKMLLPIGIAMVAFFARKGT